The Aphanothece sacrum FPU1 nucleotide sequence TCAATTTCCTTAACAGAAGCATAGCTAATTTGATAAGTGTTAGCTAATATTTTGATTTTTTCTGATAATTCTTTGCGTTTTTTTGGGGATAATTGTTTACTATCCTTGACCCCTATTTCTATCAAATTATCCAACTGAGAAACAGGCATTACCACCACACCAACGACTACAGGGCCAAATAATGCACCTCGTCCTACTTCATCAACTCCAGCAATTAAGTCCTCCGGATCAAAGATATTTTCCCTGATTTGAGCATCAGTTGTGATCAGCATTAACTAATAATATACCATTCCTTCAATCACGTCAAATCGATTAAAATATAGACGATTTTCCTTATATTTATCGTCTAAAGAACAGCTTAACCAAATCGCTTTTCCCAAAGCCACATAAGGAGTTGAGTAAAATTCATCTACATCATGTAATCTGATGTAAATATTAGGTTGATCGCTCCTCACCAAATTCCAATAATAAACCATAAAGTTGAATTCCGATGATTGAGGCTATTGAATCAAGTTGCCAGTTAGTAGTCAAAAAAGTTATATTAATTGACTAACTATCCGAGTATAGAATCTCTGTGGATTTTCGGAGGCAAAATGCTCAAATTTGTAATAGATCTTTGGGAAATTTTTTAAACTGTAATCACTCGTTAAGAAATCTCTAATCAGTCAATTATGGTTTATTTAGAGCTTTTTACTGTCTGATGCACGAATTATCTCTCAATTATCCTTTTGTGTTAAATCAAAAACCTTAAAATTTAGTATTATATTGTTACAAAATAGTGGGGTGGGCAATGCCCACCTACCGTTATTTTCAGGTTCCCGCAGCAGAAGAACGACGACGACGACGACGAATAATAGGACGTTCAGTTTCACTTTCCATCCCAGCAGAAGGGATAAAATTATCTTCAGCTCGTTCCTCATCTAATTCTATATCTGATTCTAGAGATTCAGGTATGATCATCGGTTCTGGCACGACTTGCGCCACTTCCTCTGGTATTTCTAACTCTACTTCTACATCTTCTTTTTGTCTAGACTCGACAGACTTAATTGAAACAAAAACCGATTTAGGGTCTTTAAATTCTCGTTCCACCCGCACTAAAGGAGAAATACCCATTAACGCATACACATCTTGTTCTAGGGGAGTCATTTCCACCGAAACTCTTTCTATTGGCACTTCTTCCCGACGGATATGACGTTGTATACGCTCTTTCTTCGGTTCTATCTCTGGTTCTGGCTCATACTCGATTTCTTTAACCCCCAAAGGTGTAATAACTTTTTGGATAGGTTCTTCTTTAATTACCGGCCCCGGTGGTTGACGACGACGACGACGACGATTATTCGCCGCCATACTTTGTTCTTGATAACTCGGATGGTTCAGTAAATCTAATTGACGGGGAGTATCATTAAAATCATCGTCATAGACAGATTCTCCAAAGGGTTCACCGAGATCGATGGGTTTCTCCATGGGTTTAGAAATAGCCACAGGAGGAGTAGTAGCAGTGGCTTCTAGGGCGATTAACTCAGTTTCTCCAGGAAGATGAACTAAATGGCCCAACCCCCCACAAGTGGGACAAGCTTGACCAAATAATTCGTAAATATTTTTCCCTTGACGCTTGCGAGTCAGTTCTACTAAACCTAACTCAGACAATTGAGCGATTTGCGGTCTAGCTTTGTCAGCTTTGAGAGTTTGATTAAAATGTTCTAAGAGTTTGAGTTGATCGCGCCTGGTGTCCATATCAATAAAATCCACAATGACCACCCCACCAATGTTGCGTAAACGCAGTTGACGGGCGATTTCTGTAGCTGCTTCACTATTTGTCCAAAGTACGGTTTCTCGCGCCGTTGCTGAACGGGTAAAGGAACCTGAGTTTACATCAACGACCGTTAATGCTTCAGTTGGTTCAATAATGATGTAACCGCCAGAGGGTAAATCTACTCTCGGTTTGAGGGCTTCTCGTACCGCCGCATTGACCCGGAAATAATCCAAAATAGACAAGGTTTCTCGATGATGGTCAATAAAGACCCCTTCAGGAGGTTTACCTCCACTCCAAGACATTATATGCTGTTTAACCCGTTTAACCGCCGCTTGAGAGTCTACTACAATGCGATTCACATCCCCACTGTACATATCCCGTAAGACTCGTTGAATGAAATCATCATCCCGGTTGAGCAAAGAGGGGGGACGAGTAGAGCTACCTTGTAGTTGAACAGACTCCCATTGTCGTTGGAGAAATTCTAAGTCCTCCATAATGGCTTCTTCGGCTTTACCTTCTGCTTCTGTTCGTACAAGTAAACCCATTCCGGCCGGTTTAATTAAGATAGCAAGGGCCCGTAAGCGACTTCGTTCATCTTCACTGCGAATGCGTCTCGAAAGATTAACCCCTTTACCATAGGGCATTAAGACTAAATAACGTCCAGGTAAGGTAATATTGCCGGTTAACCTCGGCCCCTTATTGCCTGTAGGTTCTTTCATTACTTGAACCAGGACTTTTTGTTGCGGGCTTAATAATTCAGTGATCGCTCCAGCCGTTTTTTTTAAGCGCAAGGGCCCCAAATCAGTGACATGAATAAATCCGTTACGTTCCGCATCTCCAATATTCACAAACGCTGCGTCAATACCTGGAATAACGTTTTCGACAACTCCTAAGTAAATATCGCTGACTTGTTGGTTCCCTGTCGCTACTACTAATTCTTGAATTTGATCTTCCCAGAAAACAGCAGCAATGTGGTGTTGCTCTGCGATAATAATTTGCTTTGGCATTCAATTCCCTCAAAATTTTGTAACGGACGATGACACTTAACGAAATCTAGTGTCTGTCAATTGAATTAGGCAAAAACTGTCAAATTAATCAATCCTATTGACTTCAGGTCAATTCCCAATGAAAAGGTATTCCTACTCATCTTTATCCTGACATCCTAACCTGCTTTCGCTATTAGATTAAGCTGACCTATCCCGTCTGAGGAGATGTCTCGCTGGGAAAGGGTGTATCTCTACCCATGTCGAAAAACGAGAATAGTTATGGACTATACAACAAACCCCTCAGCTATAAAGTGTGCTAGAACTAGCTTTTATTTAAGATGTTTTTTAGACGGATAAGTTGAGAACAACAACCAAAAAAATACATAAAGGTTTTATTGGTTTTTTTGAGCGAGGTCACTAACTCACGCAAGTTAATTAAGTTGTGTTACTAAAACATCGCCCTAGCTAAATTAAGGGACATTAACCTTCTTTGGTGGCCACCATAAAGGGGGGAGGCACAACTTTAAATTGTTTTAACCTGAATATAAACTGAACGGCTCACTTCTGACAAGGGAGAAACTACGGAATTTTCGTCATTACCCTCCCTTGTCGCAAAGATTTGATGGTGGCAAGGGTTGATTGTGCCACTCGCTCAATGTCTTCTGATGTGGTAAATCGTCCTAACCCAAAACGCAAGGAAGCATAAGCTAGAGACTCATCATGTCCTAATGCAGTTAGAACGTGAGAGGGGGCAGTAACTGTTGATGAACAGGCTGACCCTGATGACAACGCCACGATTGATTGTAACCCTAATAACAGGGCTGAGCCGTCAACTCCGGCGACACTGATATTAAGATTACCAGCTAATCGTTGTGTTCCATGACCATTAAGATAAATGTCGTCTAGTTCTGATAATTGTTTCCACAGGCGATCGCGTAATTGTTCTTGTCGTTGTAACTCCCAGTCCATTTCTGCGATCGCTAGATCGACGGCTTTAGCAAACCCGACAATTTGGGGTGTATATAAGGTTCCTGATCGCATTCCTCTTTCTTGTCCTCCGCCGTGTAATTGAGCGGCTAAACGGACTCTAGGGTTACGACGACGAACATATAAGGCCCCGATCCCTTTCGGCCCATAAACTTTATGAGCAGTTAAGGATAGCAAATCTATGTTTAATCTTAGCACATCGAGGGGGATTTTGCCAAGAGCTTGCGCTCCATCACTATGAAATAATACGTTATGATTATGACAAATTTCTCCTATTTTTTCTAAGGGTTGAATGACTCCAATTTCGTTATTGGCGGCCATAACTGAGACTAAAATTGTGTTGGTACGAATAGTTTTTTCTAAGAGTTGTAAGTCAATTAATCCATCTTTTTTGACAGGTAAAAAAGTAATTTCAAATCCTAATGTTTCTAAATAATGGCAGGGGTCTAATACGGCTCGATGTTCTGTTTGAACGGTAATAATATGTTTACCTTGATGAAAATAAGTCTCTGCTACTCCTTTAATGGCTAAGTTATTTGCTTCAGTTGCCCCACTGGTAAAAACTATTTCTTCGGGGCTACAATTAATTGCATTAGCAATAGTTTCTCTAGCTTTTTTTATTCCTGCTTCTGCTTCCCATCCATACATATGAGTAATACTCGAAGCGTTGCCAAAGTATTCGGTAAAGTAGGGTAACATGGCAGATAGTACCCGTTCGTCCATTGGGGTTGTAGCGTGACAGTCTAAATAAATTGGTCGTTGAGACATAAGGGTTTTAGGTGTAGGGAAAAAATATACTCTTCCTTGGTTTCAACTTAAGGTAATATCCTTAATTAGTAATGAAATCGACAGGAAACAATTATAACATCTTCATCTGTAATACTATAAACTAAGCGAT carries:
- a CDS encoding cysteine desulfurase family protein, which translates into the protein MSQRPIYLDCHATTPMDERVLSAMLPYFTEYFGNASSITHMYGWEAEAGIKKARETIANAINCSPEEIVFTSGATEANNLAIKGVAETYFHQGKHIITVQTEHRAVLDPCHYLETLGFEITFLPVKKDGLIDLQLLEKTIRTNTILVSVMAANNEIGVIQPLEKIGEICHNHNVLFHSDGAQALGKIPLDVLRLNIDLLSLTAHKVYGPKGIGALYVRRRNPRVRLAAQLHGGGQERGMRSGTLYTPQIVGFAKAVDLAIAEMDWELQRQEQLRDRLWKQLSELDDIYLNGHGTQRLAGNLNISVAGVDGSALLLGLQSIVALSSGSACSSTVTAPSHVLTALGHDESLAYASLRFGLGRFTTSEDIERVAQSTLATIKSLRQGRVMTKIP
- a CDS encoding Rne/Rng family ribonuclease; translated protein: MPKQIIIAEQHHIAAVFWEDQIQELVVATGNQQVSDIYLGVVENVIPGIDAAFVNIGDAERNGFIHVTDLGPLRLKKTAGAITELLSPQQKVLVQVMKEPTGNKGPRLTGNITLPGRYLVLMPYGKGVNLSRRIRSEDERSRLRALAILIKPAGMGLLVRTEAEGKAEEAIMEDLEFLQRQWESVQLQGSSTRPPSLLNRDDDFIQRVLRDMYSGDVNRIVVDSQAAVKRVKQHIMSWSGGKPPEGVFIDHHRETLSILDYFRVNAAVREALKPRVDLPSGGYIIIEPTEALTVVDVNSGSFTRSATARETVLWTNSEAATEIARQLRLRNIGGVVIVDFIDMDTRRDQLKLLEHFNQTLKADKARPQIAQLSELGLVELTRKRQGKNIYELFGQACPTCGGLGHLVHLPGETELIALEATATTPPVAISKPMEKPIDLGEPFGESVYDDDFNDTPRQLDLLNHPSYQEQSMAANNRRRRRRQPPGPVIKEEPIQKVITPLGVKEIEYEPEPEIEPKKERIQRHIRREEVPIERVSVEMTPLEQDVYALMGISPLVRVEREFKDPKSVFVSIKSVESRQKEDVEVELEIPEEVAQVVPEPMIIPESLESDIELDEERAEDNFIPSAGMESETERPIIRRRRRRSSAAGT